A section of the Candidatus Methylomirabilis limnetica genome encodes:
- a CDS encoding type II toxin-antitoxin system VapC family toxin has protein sequence MVPTIYLETSIISYLAAQPSRDLITAARQQLTHEWWDRRRNSFQLFVSELVLVEISRGDAEASARRLAWLDGIEAVDTSPLAEEIADHILRHAGLPQHARADALHIAIAASQGIDYLMTWNATHIANALIRPRVERVCRSLGFEPPVLCTPDELMAGEEP, from the coding sequence ATGGTTCCCACGATCTACCTTGAAACCTCGATCATTAGCTACCTCGCCGCCCAGCCCAGCCGGGACCTGATCACGGCGGCCCGGCAGCAGCTGACGCACGAATGGTGGGACCGTCGACGCAATTCCTTCCAGCTGTTCGTATCTGAGCTTGTGCTCGTGGAGATATCGCGGGGGGACGCTGAAGCGTCCGCGCGCCGCCTTGCTTGGCTCGATGGGATTGAAGCTGTCGATACCAGTCCACTTGCCGAGGAAATCGCCGATCACATTCTCCGCCACGCGGGACTTCCCCAACATGCCCGGGCGGATGCACTTCACATTGCGATAGCCGCATCCCAGGGCATCGATTACCTGATGACGTGGAACGCCACCCACATAGCCAATGCACTCATCCGGCCTCGCGTCGAGCGAGTTTGCCGCAGCCTGGGCTTTGAGCCCCCTGTTCTCTGTACCCCGGACGAGCTGATGGCGGGAGAGGAACCATGA